From one Saprospiraceae bacterium genomic stretch:
- a CDS encoding restriction endonuclease subunit S has protein sequence MQNIKAGYFLDKNIQFVTPQKAEQIKRHSFKFSDIIITKLGEPLGLCCKVPAKYPFGIIVADLMRVRPSNIIVSTDYLVYAINSKIIQDQFKRITKGTTRARVNLTIVRDIEIPLAPLNEQNRIVLKLDELLSDLEKGKEQLQTSLEQLKVYRQSILKHAFDGKLIKNKGEWEKTKLCEVANAVDPQPSHRTPPIVPNGIAYVSIKDFDSS, from the coding sequence ATCCAAAATATTAAGGCTGGTTATTTTTTAGACAAGAATATTCAGTTTGTTACTCCACAAAAGGCTGAGCAAATAAAAAGACATTCATTCAAATTTAGTGATATTATAATTACAAAGCTTGGTGAACCGCTCGGACTATGTTGCAAAGTTCCTGCAAAATATCCATTTGGAATAATTGTGGCTGACCTTATGAGGGTGAGACCAAGTAATATCATAGTCAGTACGGATTATTTGGTTTATGCAATTAACAGTAAAATTATTCAAGACCAATTTAAAAGAATTACAAAAGGCACAACCCGAGCAAGGGTAAATCTAACAATTGTAAGAGATATAGAAATACCACTTGCACCACTCAACGAACAAAACCGAATTGTTCTGAAATTGGATGAATTGCTGAGCGATCTGGAAAAGGGCAAAGAGCAATTACAAACTTCTTTGGAGCAGTTAAAGGTTTATAGGCAGTCTATTTTGAAACATGCTTTTGATGGTAAACTTATCAAAAATAAAGGAGAATGGGAAAAGACAAAACTATGTGAAGTTGCAAATGCTGTTGACCCGCAACCAAGCCATAGAACCCCTCCAATAGTGCCAAATGGTATTGCTTATGTAAGCATCAAGGATTTTGATTCGAGTTAG
- a CDS encoding ATP-binding protein, giving the protein MSAVTFIKELIKQQEHHSLEFKSSLNVEAILKTICAFLNTNGGWIIVNTMKRN; this is encoded by the coding sequence ATGAGTGCAGTAACATTTATAAAAGAGCTCATCAAACAGCAAGAGCACCATTCGCTAGAGTTTAAAAGCAGTTTGAATGTAGAAGCCATCCTGAAAACTATTTGTGCTTTTCTGAATACGAATGGCGGTTGGATAATTGTAAACACAATGAAAAGGAATTAA
- a CDS encoding DUF4386 domain-containing protein → MKSKIKLARTAGILYLLIVIFGLIAQIFVRDHLVDYGNAHVTAKNILASEYWYRFGFISELLMLVCDVGVATILYILLNDTSKNLSLLSFAFRLTSITILSITALSHYAAISFLSNQDYLNAFNTDQLDAFALFSIKMHGGVIIFAFYFLESISYFLDICFI, encoded by the coding sequence ATGAAATCAAAAATTAAGCTTGCAAGGACGGCAGGTATCCTTTATTTACTTATTGTAATTTTTGGATTAATTGCTCAAATCTTTGTTCGAGACCATTTAGTTGATTACGGAAATGCCCATGTTACTGCAAAAAACATTCTTGCTTCTGAGTACTGGTATAGATTCGGTTTTATCAGTGAGTTACTCATGCTTGTCTGCGATGTGGGTGTGGCGACCATTCTTTATATATTGTTGAATGACACAAGCAAGAATTTATCTTTATTGTCTTTTGCATTTAGATTGACAAGTATCACCATCCTGTCAATCACAGCCTTGAGCCATTATGCTGCCATATCATTCTTAAGCAACCAGGATTACTTAAATGCTTTTAATACAGACCAACTTGATGCATTCGCCTTGTTTTCGATCAAAATGCATGGAGGGGTTATAATATTTGCCTTTTATTTTTTGGAATCCATCTCCTACTTCTTGGATATTTGCTTTATATAG
- a CDS encoding DUF4386 domain-containing protein, with amino-acid sequence MRLVFDQNAWRGYNICLLFFGIHLLLLGYLLYIAEIFPRYLGVLLFIGGICYILNSIVWFQFPLLVKYIYPAIIIPSAIGEWIFCIWLIVRGIKLSSNGNDS; translated from the coding sequence ATTCGCCTTGTTTTCGATCAAAATGCATGGAGGGGTTATAATATTTGCCTTTTATTTTTTGGAATCCATCTCCTACTTCTTGGATATTTGCTTTATATAGCTGAAATATTTCCAAGGTATTTAGGAGTACTGCTTTTTATTGGAGGTATATGTTATATATTGAATAGTATTGTTTGGTTCCAATTCCCATTACTTGTAAAGTATATTTATCCTGCTATTATTATTCCGAGTGCAATCGGAGAATGGATATTCTGTATTTGGCTTATTGTAAGAGGAATAAAATTAAGTTCAAATGGTAATGATTCTTAA
- a CDS encoding SDR family oxidoreductase encodes MKILLTGVTGYIAQRLLPVLLENGHEVICCVRDKIRFNKKNYLTSKLSVIEVDFLNKESLQYIPNDIDVAYYLIHSMSTQIGDFENMEEICATNFKNRIEQTNVKQVIYLSGISNADELSKHLSSRKHVETVLSGSDFALTTLKAGIIVGSGSASFEIIRDLVEKLPFMIAPRWLKTKCQPIAIRNVVEFLIGVIGKTETYNNSYDIGGPDILSYKDMLLRFAKIRGLKRRIVIVPVMTPKISSYWLYFVTATSFALAKNLVNSMKIEVTCTPNNLAALLGIKLIDYDASIKLAFGKIEQNQVVSSWKDAQTSNIFSKGLSKFIEVPVNGCYKDIRSIKVENSHATLEKIWAIGGKTGWYYGNWLWEIRGFIDQMMGGVGMRRGRKSDTEIASGDALDFWRVLLADKHEKRLLLYAEMKLPGEAWLEFIIDKNDILIQTATFRPLGLLGRLYWYAVLPFHGLIFNGMIHKLASTKP; translated from the coding sequence ATGAAAATTTTACTTACGGGGGTCACCGGATACATTGCACAAAGATTATTGCCTGTTTTGTTGGAAAACGGGCACGAGGTAATATGTTGTGTCAGAGATAAAATCAGATTTAATAAGAAAAATTATTTAACCTCCAAGCTCTCCGTCATAGAGGTAGATTTTTTAAACAAGGAGAGCTTACAGTATATTCCCAATGATATCGATGTAGCATATTACCTCATCCACTCTATGTCAACGCAAATCGGGGACTTTGAAAACATGGAGGAAATATGTGCCACTAATTTTAAAAATCGCATTGAACAGACAAATGTCAAACAGGTTATTTACCTCAGTGGGATCAGCAACGCTGACGAATTATCAAAACATTTGTCATCGCGAAAGCATGTGGAAACCGTTTTATCAGGTTCTGATTTTGCCCTCACCACTTTAAAGGCCGGCATCATAGTAGGATCAGGAAGTGCTTCCTTTGAAATCATTCGTGATTTAGTGGAGAAATTACCTTTTATGATTGCACCGCGTTGGCTAAAAACAAAATGTCAACCCATTGCTATTCGTAACGTAGTAGAATTTTTAATTGGTGTCATTGGTAAAACCGAAACATACAATAACAGTTACGATATTGGTGGTCCCGATATACTAAGTTACAAAGACATGCTTTTGCGATTTGCCAAAATACGGGGCTTGAAGCGGCGCATCGTGATCGTGCCGGTCATGACTCCCAAAATATCGTCCTACTGGTTGTATTTTGTAACTGCTACCTCCTTTGCGCTTGCAAAAAATTTGGTAAACAGCATGAAAATTGAAGTGACCTGCACACCCAATAATTTAGCTGCACTGCTGGGTATTAAACTGATTGATTATGACGCTTCAATAAAACTTGCTTTTGGCAAAATAGAACAAAACCAAGTGGTCTCCAGTTGGAAGGATGCACAAACAAGTAATATCTTCAGTAAGGGTCTTTCAAAATTTATTGAAGTGCCTGTCAATGGGTGTTATAAAGATATTCGTTCGATTAAGGTTGAAAACAGCCATGCTACGCTTGAAAAAATATGGGCCATTGGTGGAAAAACCGGCTGGTATTATGGCAACTGGCTTTGGGAAATCAGAGGGTTTATAGATCAGATGATGGGTGGCGTGGGTATGCGAAGAGGCAGGAAAAGTGATACAGAAATAGCCTCAGGTGATGCGCTTGATTTTTGGCGGGTGCTGCTAGCTGATAAACATGAAAAACGACTGCTGTTGTATGCCGAAATGAAACTGCCGGGCGAAGCCTGGCTGGAATTTATCATTGACAAAAATGACATACTGATACAAACAGCCACCTTTAGACCCCTGGGCTTATTAGGTCGATTATATTGGTATGCTGTACTTCCTTTTCACGGACTGATTTTTAATGGAATGATTCATAAACTAGCCAGCACAAAACCATAA
- a CDS encoding APC family permease, whose translation MKQPHSKKLNELASTAISGNDISSSCLYVSALAVIYSGQYAWIALLMVGAVLFLFRKVYGEVVGALPLNGGAYNALLNTTSKPMASLAAAFTLLSYMATAVISANEAMHYAHALFENLPVIASTIVLLAIFMGLSIIGIGESSKVAIVIFIFHLVSLVVLSVFAGIYLMNHGLDVFTSNSLAPVKSGSIWKALFFGFSAAMLGISGFESSANFVEEQEKGVFPKTLRNMWIVVTVFNPLMAFLALAIIPIPTIEQHQEALLSYMGGLSGGSWLSIVISVDAALVLSGAVLTSFVGVTGLVERMTLDRVLPPFLLKKNNRGSSYRIAIAFFFLCVSILLLTQGKLGALAGVYTIAFLSVMVLFGIGNILLKVKRRNLPRPEKSSWPSLFLAIAAVIIAIIGNAILNPAYLTVFFEYFIPTILLIIIMLNRTVLLKFILKLIKYFLTPVQQVLEKSNNDILQIIDKINSQEFVYFTKDDTISTLNKVMLYIQHNEHTKKLRIVRALNKGERVAEQFVSDLDVLDREYPEIKIDFIQLEEDFGPDLIKRLSKEWNVPVNFMFIGSPGDRFPFSLEQLGGVRLII comes from the coding sequence ATGAAACAACCTCATTCAAAAAAATTAAACGAACTCGCGTCCACCGCCATCTCCGGCAACGATATCAGTTCTTCCTGTTTATATGTATCGGCCCTGGCGGTGATCTACTCCGGCCAATATGCCTGGATCGCCCTCCTGATGGTGGGGGCAGTCCTTTTCCTGTTTAGAAAAGTGTATGGAGAGGTGGTAGGGGCATTGCCTTTGAATGGGGGAGCTTACAATGCTTTACTGAATACGACCAGTAAGCCTATGGCTTCGCTGGCAGCTGCTTTTACGCTGCTTTCCTATATGGCTACTGCAGTGATATCGGCCAATGAAGCCATGCACTACGCACATGCATTGTTTGAAAATCTACCGGTGATCGCCTCCACCATCGTACTGCTGGCCATATTCATGGGTTTGAGCATCATTGGGATCGGCGAGTCATCCAAGGTGGCCATCGTCATCTTTATTTTTCACCTGGTCTCCCTGGTAGTCTTGTCGGTGTTTGCGGGTATCTATTTGATGAACCATGGCCTGGATGTCTTTACGAGCAACTCTCTGGCCCCTGTGAAATCAGGCAGTATCTGGAAAGCCCTGTTCTTTGGATTTTCTGCAGCTATGCTGGGCATCAGTGGATTTGAAAGTTCGGCCAATTTTGTGGAGGAGCAGGAAAAAGGGGTATTTCCTAAAACCCTCAGAAATATGTGGATCGTTGTCACGGTATTCAATCCATTGATGGCTTTTTTGGCGTTGGCCATCATCCCGATACCTACAATCGAACAGCATCAGGAGGCTTTGCTATCGTATATGGGAGGTTTATCCGGAGGTAGCTGGCTTTCGATCGTCATCTCGGTAGATGCAGCCCTGGTGCTTAGTGGTGCGGTATTGACTTCGTTTGTCGGTGTCACCGGATTGGTAGAAAGGATGACGCTGGATAGGGTATTGCCACCATTTCTACTGAAGAAAAACAATAGGGGAAGTTCGTATCGAATTGCGATCGCTTTCTTTTTCTTATGTGTATCGATACTGCTGCTCACTCAAGGCAAATTAGGCGCATTGGCTGGGGTATATACTATTGCTTTTTTGTCGGTCATGGTGTTATTTGGTATCGGCAATATCTTATTAAAAGTGAAAAGGAGGAATCTTCCCCGCCCGGAAAAATCATCCTGGCCATCCTTGTTTCTCGCCATTGCAGCAGTGATCATCGCCATCATCGGCAATGCCATCTTAAACCCTGCTTACCTCACGGTATTTTTTGAATATTTTATACCTACTATTCTATTGATCATCATTATGCTTAACCGGACGGTGCTCCTGAAGTTCATTCTCAAGCTGATCAAATATTTTCTCACCCCTGTCCAGCAGGTACTGGAAAAATCCAATAATGATATTCTCCAGATAATCGATAAGATCAACTCCCAGGAGTTCGTCTATTTTACTAAAGATGATACGATCTCAACTCTAAATAAAGTAATGCTATATATTCAGCACAATGAACACACCAAAAAACTCCGGATTGTCAGGGCATTAAATAAAGGAGAAAGAGTAGCTGAACAATTTGTCTCCGACCTGGATGTGTTGGACAGAGAATACCCTGAGATCAAAATAGATTTTATCCAATTGGAAGAAGATTTTGGGCCGGACCTGATCAAAAGACTATCCAAAGAATGGAATGTGCCAGTGAATTTTATGTTTATTGGATCTCCCGGAGATCGGTTCCCATTCAGCCTGGAGCAATTGGGTGGGGTTAGGTTGATTATCTAG
- a CDS encoding MBL fold metallo-hydrolase produces the protein MADTTPNPITQVILLGTGTPNAEADRSGPSLAIVVNGTPYLVDCGPGVIRRAAAAYEMGIDGLKASLINTLFITHLHSDHTIGYPDFILTPAVLNREGPARVFGPAGIQSMTDHILAAYSEDIDLRVHGLEHGDSMAYKVIAQTLSPGVIYRDDNVVVKAFKVHHGSWKEAYGFRFETPDKVIVVSGDCTFSEELIEQARGCDILIHEVYSEEGYAKRTPAWQAYHAQFHTSTSQLAAIANQVKPKLLVLTHQLIWSSTEEKLLEEIRSKYDGPVVSGHDLDVF, from the coding sequence ATGGCTGACACCACTCCCAATCCCATCACTCAAGTCATACTCCTCGGCACTGGCACACCCAATGCCGAAGCGGACCGATCGGGCCCCTCATTGGCCATTGTCGTAAATGGTACCCCGTATCTGGTCGATTGTGGTCCGGGGGTCATACGCAGAGCCGCGGCGGCCTATGAGATGGGGATAGATGGATTGAAGGCCTCTCTGATCAATACCTTGTTTATTACACATCTTCACTCTGATCATACAATAGGCTATCCTGATTTTATCCTCACTCCTGCGGTATTGAATCGCGAGGGCCCGGCCAGGGTATTTGGCCCTGCCGGGATCCAATCCATGACTGATCATATCCTGGCTGCTTACTCAGAAGATATCGACCTGCGGGTACATGGATTGGAGCATGGTGATTCTATGGCTTACAAAGTAATAGCGCAAACGCTGAGTCCTGGTGTGATCTACAGGGATGACAATGTCGTAGTCAAAGCATTTAAAGTCCATCATGGATCGTGGAAAGAAGCATATGGATTTAGATTTGAGACGCCGGACAAGGTCATCGTGGTGTCCGGTGATTGTACTTTTAGTGAGGAACTAATCGAACAAGCACGGGGCTGTGATATCCTGATACATGAGGTTTATTCTGAAGAAGGTTATGCAAAACGAACCCCTGCCTGGCAAGCTTACCATGCACAGTTTCACACTTCTACCAGCCAATTGGCAGCGATCGCTAACCAGGTCAAACCAAAATTATTGGTGCTGACTCACCAGCTGATCTGGAGCTCTACAGAGGAAAAATTATTGGAGGAGATCCGCTCAAAATATGATGGACCGGTCGTATCTGGGCATGACCTGGATGTGTTCTAA
- a CDS encoding Txe/YoeB family addiction module toxin gives MEIEFTIQAEEDLAYWKKINNIVVLKKIRKLIEVIIETPFDGIGKPEPLKHTLTGCWSRRIDKEHRLVYEVTNDLITVLSLKGHYQK, from the coding sequence ATGGAAATAGAATTTACCATACAAGCCGAAGAAGATTTAGCTTACTGGAAAAAAATTAACAACATAGTCGTTCTCAAAAAAATACGCAAACTAATTGAAGTAATTATTGAAACACCTTTTGATGGTATAGGCAAACCCGAACCACTAAAACATACCCTAACAGGTTGCTGGTCTCGCAGGATCGACAAAGAACATAGGCTTGTTTATGAAGTTACAAATGACTTGATTACTGTGCTTTCTTTGAAAGGACATTATCAAAAATAA
- the rlmF gene encoding 23S rRNA (adenine(1618)-N(6))-methyltransferase RlmF, whose translation MPDTKKTFSKVKPGLHPRNKHRERYDFDLLIKDSPDLATYVRLNEYQDQSIDFFDPEAVISLNQALLKTYYHIDFWQIPPGYLCPPIPGRADYIHHVADLLYDPAKITILPGRQIRCLDIGVGASCIYPIIGVQEYGWSFVGTDIDALAIASSRQIIDSNPALKDKVTLRLQTNPNKIFYGIIQPEEFFDVTICNPPFHASQAEALAGSVRKLQNLKRKKITQPILNFGGQKNELWCVGGEEKFVSKMIFESKACSTRCRWFTALISKEKSLHHIYKTLKSVSAIEVKTIPMIQGNKSSRIVAWTFIS comes from the coding sequence ATGCCTGACACAAAAAAGACTTTTTCCAAAGTAAAGCCCGGGTTACATCCCCGCAACAAACATCGTGAACGCTATGATTTTGATTTGCTGATAAAAGATAGTCCGGACCTTGCTACTTATGTGAGATTAAATGAGTATCAGGATCAGTCGATTGATTTTTTTGATCCGGAAGCAGTCATTTCGCTCAACCAGGCGTTGCTTAAAACCTATTATCATATCGACTTCTGGCAGATACCGCCGGGGTATTTGTGTCCACCTATCCCCGGACGCGCTGATTATATACACCATGTGGCCGATCTATTGTACGATCCTGCCAAAATAACAATCCTTCCAGGAAGACAGATACGATGTCTTGATATCGGCGTCGGTGCAAGCTGTATCTATCCTATCATTGGCGTCCAGGAATATGGCTGGTCCTTTGTTGGGACGGACATAGATGCATTGGCTATAGCATCTTCGAGGCAAATCATAGACTCCAATCCTGCTTTAAAAGACAAGGTCACGCTGAGATTACAAACCAATCCCAATAAGATATTTTATGGAATCATACAACCGGAAGAATTTTTTGATGTGACTATCTGCAATCCACCCTTTCATGCTTCCCAGGCTGAGGCCCTGGCTGGATCTGTGAGAAAATTGCAAAATTTAAAACGCAAAAAAATCACCCAGCCTATATTGAACTTTGGTGGTCAAAAAAATGAACTATGGTGTGTCGGAGGGGAGGAAAAATTCGTCTCCAAGATGATCTTCGAAAGTAAAGCTTGCTCAACCAGGTGCCGGTGGTTCACAGCCCTGATCTCCAAAGAGAAAAGCCTTCATCATATATATAAGACTTTAAAGTCAGTGAGTGCTATTGAAGTAAAAACGATACCAATGATTCAGGGTAATAAGTCGAGCAGGATCGTGGCCTGGACTTTTATATCGTGA